The following DNA comes from Amycolatopsis solani.
CGGACGGCTCGGTCGTGGCGCGCGCGCCGCAGTTCGTCGAGCACCTGCTCGTGCTGGACATGGACCTCACCGCGGGCGGGCACGCCGGCGACGGCGAGCTCGAAGGCCTGCACGTCCGGCGCCGGGTGCTCAGCGAAGAACCGCTGCCGTCGTACGAGCCGACGGCCGAGCCGGTGATCAGCGAGCCGCTGTCGGACGAGGCCGAGGTGTGGCACGCGCTGGTCGTCGGGCTGCGCGACTACGTGCACAAGAACGGCTTCTCGTCGGTGACGTTCGGCTTCTCCGGCGGCATCGACTCGGCGGTCTGCGCGTCGCTGGCGGCGGACGCGCTGGGCGGCCACAACGTCTACGGCGTCTCGATGCCGTCGAAGTACTCCTCGGGCCACTCGAAGGACGACGCCGCCGACCTGGCCCGGCGGATCGGGGCGCACTACCGCGTCGAGCCGGTCGAGGACATGGTCCGCGTGTACGTCGAGCAGCTTTCGCTGACCGGGCTGGCCGAGGAGAACATCCAGGCGCGGACGCGGGGCATGCTGCTGATGGCACTGTCCAACCAGGACGGTCACCTGGTGCTGGCCACCGGCAACAAGACCGAGCTGGCGGTCGGGTACTCGACGATCTACGGGGACGCGGTCGGGGCGTTCGCGCCGATCAAGGACGTCTTCAAGACGCACGTGTGGCAGCTGGCCCGCTGGCGCAACGCCGAGGCGGCCAAGCGCGGCGAGACCCCGCCGATCCCGGAGAACTCGATTTCGAAACCACCGTCGGCCGAGCTGCGGCCGGGGCAGGTCGACACCGACTCGTTGCCGGACTACGCGCTGCTCGACGACATCCTCGACGACTACGTCGAGGGCGACCGCGGGTACGCCGACCTGATCGAGGCCGGGTTCGACGCCGAGACCATCGACCGGGTCGTGCGGATGGTCGACAAGGCCGAGTACAAGCGGCGCCAGTACCCGCCGGGCACGAAGATCACGTTCAAGGCCTTCGGCCGCGACCGGCGGCTCCCGATGACCAACCTCTGGCGCGAGGGCAAGGCCTGACCGCTTCCGGCGGAGTCGGATCGGCGGCAGAAGGTCGCGAATGACTCATTGGGGACCTCGCTGGTCCCGAATGAGTCATTCGCGGCATCGGGAAGGGCGGGGATCGGGCCGCTGTCAGCTGAGCGCGACCTGGCGGCCTTCCGGAGTCCGGAGGGCCGCCGTGAGGGTCGCCTTTTCGGTGCGGCGGACCAGGAACTCCAGGCCCAGCGCCTCCGTCGCCGTGTGGACCGACGCCGGGTCCGGGTGGGTGGCCGTCACCATCAGGAGCGGCAGGGACGGCAGGCCGCGGGTCGTCGGGTGCGGGGTGGTGCCCCAGTCGATCAGGAACGGGCGGAGCGTGCCCGGCGCGCTCGGCGGGGTCAGCCGCCAGCGCAGCGTCTCGCCGTCGGCGGTGGACCGGGACATCTCGCGCGCGTCGCCCGGGTCGAAGCCGTGGGCGCGGGCCTGGGCGATCGTCGCGTCGAGGTCGGTCGTGCGGACCGCCCACGCGACCAGCGCGGGCTCGGTGAGGTCGTCGATGCCGAACGGGCGGGGCAGCTCGGGTTCCGGCTGCGCCGGGTCCGGGCCGATCACCTCCAGGTACATCCCCGCGCCGAGGTCGGCGAGGTGGTTGGCGGTGCCGAGGCCGGGGTGGCTGCCGCCGGGTGCCGGGGTGACCCCGGTCAGCTGGGCGACGCGGGCGACGGCGGCGGCGAGGTCGGGGCCGGCGTAGACGAGGTGATCGAGCACCGCGCCATCATCCCGCGCCGACGGCGCTCGCCGCATCGACCATCCCGTGGCCGTAGTAGGTCGTGCCGGCCGGGATCGCGCGGCAGACGGCGTCCGGGCACGGCAGCGGGGTCGCCGTGGCGTACAGGGCCTGCTTGACGCGCTCGGCGCTCCAGCGCGGGTGTTCGCTCGCGATCAGGGCGGCGACGCCGCTCGCGTGCGGTGCGGCCATCGACGTCCCGCTCGCCGACCGGTATTCGCCGTTCGGCCAGGTCGACCAGACGCGCGCGCCGGGCGCGGCGACGCTGATCCGCGACGCCGAGTAGTTCGAGAAGCTCGCCTTGACGAGCTTCTCGTCGAGCGCGCCGGTGCCGACGACGCCGGGGAGCTCGTGCGGCAGCCGCGTGCAGGTCGGGTTGATCGCGCGCTCCACCGGGGTGCTGTCGGCCGGGCTCTCGCGGTCGATCGAGCGGGTGTCGAGGTCGATCCCGGCGTTGCCGGCCGACGCCACGACGAGGACGTTCCGGCGCTGGGCGTAGGCGACCGCGCGGCCGACGGCGAGCTTCGCCGCGGCCTGGTCCGGCTGGTCGTCGCAGTTGTAGCGCCACGGGATCGAGCGGTAACTGTTGTTGGTCACGGCGAACCCGTGCTCGGCGGCCCAGACGAACCCGCAGACCATGCTCTCGGCCGTCTCGGTGTCGTCGAGTTCGGCCAGCTTGACGGCGGCGATCCGGACGCCGGGGGCGACCCCGACGACGCCGGACCCGTTGCGGGCGGCCGCGATCGTGCCGGCGACGTGCGTGCCGTGGCCGTCGAGCGTGGGCCGCCAGGCGCCGGCGCTCCGGTCGGCCCAGCCGGACAGGCAGGACACGGAGTCCTTGCGGTCGAAGGCACCGGCGAGGTCGGGGTGGGTGTCGTCGACGCCGACGTCGAGCACGCCGACGACGGTGCGCCTGCTGCCTTCGGTGACCGCGTGCGCTTCGGGGAGGTGCAGCGCCGGGACGTCCCACGCGGTGCCCTCGGGCGGGACCTGGCCGGAGTTCGGCGAGTTCGGGCCGGTGTAGCGGACGTCCTTGCGGGGCGCGAAGAACTCCTTCGGGATCTTCGCGGTGCGCGTCGCGCCGACGGCGTCGATGCCGGGCGTCGCACGGACCTTCGCGGCGAAGTCGTCCTTCGCCGTGTACGCGACGACGACGCCGATCTGCGGGTAGCTCGCGACGACGGTGCCGCCGTTGTGCTCGACCACCTGCTCGGCCCACCACGTGTGGTGCGTGACGACGACGTGCGGCGTCACCAGGGGATCCGCCGCGGCCGGGGTGGCGATCAGGCCGAGCAGAAGCGCCGTCACCAAGATCAGTCGCCGCACACGTCCTCCTCCGGATCCGCCCGAACCGAACATAGCGATCAATTGCCGCGGCGGTACCCCTCTTCCGTCGTAGGCTGACCGCATGACGGGCTTCACGGTGTTCGGCACGGCGATCGGGGACTGCGGGCTCGCGTGGCGCGACGACGTCGTGGTCGGCACGTCCCTGCCCGAAGGCAGCCAGGCGCGCACCCGCGCCTGGCTGCTCAAGCGCTTCCCGGACGCGGTCGAGGGGACGCCGCCGGCCGCGGTCCAGGCGGCGGTGGACGGGATCGTGGCCTTGCTGAACGGCACGCGGCCGGACCTGGCGTCGATCCCGCTGGACTTCTCGGCGGTGCCGGAGTTCAACCGCCGGGCGTACGAGATCGCGCGTCGCATCCCGCCGGGCAAGACGCTGACCTACGGCGACATCGCGCACCGGCTCGGGCAGCCGGGTTCGGCGCAGGCCGTCGGGCAGGCGATGGGGCACAACCCGTTCCCGATCATCGTGCCGTGCCACCGCGTCCTGGCCGCGGGCGGCAAGGACGGCGGCTTCTCGGCCCGCGGCGGCGTCGAGACGAAACGCCGGATGCTGGTCATCGAAGGCGCACTGGCCGACGAGCCCACCCTGTTCTGAAAGGTCTCAAGCAGGCTGCCAGGGCTTGATGAACGGGGACTCCGGCCAGCCCTCGGCCGCGGCCATCAGGGGCATCGCCGTGCCGCCGTCGATGTGCTCGCGGATGATGTCCGCGTGCCCCGCGTGGCGGGCCGTCTCCTGGATCAGGTGCAGCAGGACCCACCGGACCGACCAGGCGTCGACGTCCTTCGGGAACCACGGCACGCCCTTCGGCACCGGCACCGCCTGGCCCAGGTCCTCGATCCCGCCGATGACCTCCACCGTCCGCGCCGCGACCTCGTCGTAGCGGGCCAGCGTGCCCGCCAGCGTCTCGTCCGGGAGCAGGGTGTGCGCCGACTGGTACTCGGCGATGCTCTCCGCGAACGGCTTCTGCGGCACCTGCAGGATCGTGTCCAGCCAGCTGTCTTCGGTGGCCGCGACGTGCTTGATCAGCCCGCCCACCGACAGCGAGCTCTTCGTCGACGCCGCTCTCGCCTGCTCGTCCGTCAACCCGTGTGCCGCCAACTTCAGCACGTACCGCTGCTGTTCCAGGAAGCTCAGCAGCCCGTCACGCTCGTCGGCCACCGGACGCACGTTTCCCGCCATGTCGTTCCTTCCGCACAGGGACATCTGCTCCGGATAGTGCCATCCGGCACCGACATTCCGGACCGGAATCGCGCTACCGGTGCGCGTGCCGGGGCGCGGGCTTGACGAAGGCGTACGCGCCGCCGACGCCGTACAGCGCGGCCCGCACCACCAGCTGGAGCCGCGTGAAGACACCCTCGTACGCGTCGAACTGCCGCGAAAGCACGACGGCCAGCCAGGTCACCATCACCACGAGCAGCCCGGCGACCGCGAGCGCGCGCCAGCCCGGCGGCCACCACAGGATCAGGCTGATCACGCCGACCACCAGGACGACGTTGAGCAGCGACGAAATCAGGTCGCTGCGTTCGGGGTAGGCCGCCTGGATCAGCACGAACAGGCCGAACACGCTGACCGAAACGGAGCTGAGCCGCGCCGACCACTGGACCGGGCCGAGGCGGTGCAGGGGCGGGCCGGCGAGCAGGAACGCGACCCCCGAGACGGCCAGCAGGACCCGGAACACCGGCGGTCCGGCCAGCAGCGCCTCGACCGGGTCGTGGACCGGCGAGACGCCCGTCGGGAAGAAGAACTCCAGCAGCCACCCCGAATACCCGAGGACGGCCACCCCCATCAGGAGGGCCGAGGCGATTCGAGCCGTGCGCACGAGGCACACACTAAGCGAAGGCCCGCGTCATGGCGGTGTGACACTGACCGGGACGACGGCTCGTTACGACTGCGGACGGACGAAGGGGAAGAGGACCGTCTGGCGGATCGACGCCCCGGTGAGCATCATCAGCAGCCGGTCGACGCCCAGGCCGAGGCCACCGGTCGGCGGCATGCCGTGCTCCAAGGCCAGCAGGAAGTCCTCGTCCAGCTCCATCGCCTCGACGTCGCCGCTGGCCGCGCGCAGGGACTGCGCCTCCAGCCGCCGCCGCTGCTCGATCGGGTCGGTCAGCTCGGTGTAGGCGGTGCCGACCTCGGAGCCGAACGCGATGAGGTCCCAGCGTTCGGCCAGCCGCGGGTCCTCGCGATGCTGGCGGGTCAGCGGCGAGACGTCGGTCGGGTAGTCGGTGTAGAAGGTCGGCAGCACGGTCGCGCCTTCGACGAGGTGCTCGAACGCCTTGAGCACGAGGTCGCCGTGGCTCGGGTCCTCCCCCACCGGCACGCCGGCGGCCAGGCACAGGCGGCGCAGTTCGGCCACGGACGTCCCGGAGTCGACCTGTTCGCCGAAGACCCGCGAGACGGCTTCGTGGACGGGGATCACCGGCCAGTCGCCGGAGATGTCGTGCTCGACGAGCTTCCCGGCGTCGTCCGGACGGCGCACGACCTGGGCGCCGTACGCCGCTTCGGCCGCGTGCTGGACCAGCTCGCGGGTCAGCGTCCGCATCGTGTCGTAGTCCGCGTACGCCTGGTACGCCTCGAGCATCGTGAACTCGGGGTTGTGCGTCGCGTCGACGCCCTCGTTGCGGAAGTTGCGGTTGAGCTCGAAGACGCGCTCGACGCCGGCCACGCACAGCCGCTTGAGGTACAGCTCGGGCGCGATCCGCAGGTACATCCGCATGTCGTAGGCGTTGATGTGGGTGACGAACGGGCGCGCGTTGGCGCCGCCGTGCACCGTCTGCAGCATCGGCGTCTCGACTTCGAGGTAGTCGGCGTGGTGCAGGCGGTCGCGCACCGCGCGGACCACGGTGGAGCGCAGCCGGAGCATGTTCGTCGAGTCCGGGTTGACCGCGAGGTCGAGGTAGCGCTGCCGGACCCTCGTCTCCGGGTCGGTGAGGCCCTTCCGCTTGTCCGGCAACGGGTGCAGGCACTTCGCGGTGACCGTCCACTCGTCGACGAGCACCGAGAGCTCGCCCCGCTTCGACGTCACGACCTGGCCGCTGACGCCGACGTGGTCGCCGAGGTCGACGCCGGTCCGCCAGCGGGCGAGGTCGAGCTCCCCCGCTTCCAGCATCAGCTGGATCTCGCCACTGAAGTCCTTGACGCGGGCGAAGCACAGCCCGCCGAGGATGCGCAGGTTCAGCACGCGCCCGGCGATCCGGACCCGGTGCCCGGTGGCCGTGTCCGGAGCCAGGCCGCCGAACTTCTTCACGACCTCGCCGATCTGGTCGTCGCGGCGGAACCCGACCGGGTAGGGGTCGATCCCGGCCTCGCGCAGCTTGCCGAGCTTGGCGATCCGGACGCGGACCTGCTCGGGCCGCCGCAGCTGCTTCGTGGCCGGCGTCGCCGCCGACTCCTCGATCTCCTTCGCGCGGGCGACGAAGTCGTCGCCGACCGTCTCCAGGCGCAGCGAGCGCGCCCGGCCGGTCGGGACGAACCCTTCGAGGGCGCCCGCGACGATGCCGACGCGCGGCAGCCGCCGGGCCGAGGAGTAGCAGAGGAACCGCGGCACCCAGTCCGGGCCGTACTTGGCGTTGGACCGGTACAGCGACTCGAGCTGGAAGAAGCGCGAGAAGACGCTCAGGATCCCGCGCCAGGCCCGCAGCACCGGGCCGGCGCCGATGCGCTCGCCCTCGGAGAACACCGCGCGGAACATCGCGAAGTTGAGCGAGATCCGCTGCGCGCCGAGGTGCTGCGCGGCCGCGACGACCTCGGCGATCATGTACTCGTTGAGGCCGTTCTCGGCGTCGCGGTCGCGGCGCATGAGGTCCAGCGAGAGGCCGCGACGGCCCCACGGGACGAACGAGAGCAGGCCGCGCAGGTCGCCGCGGGCGTCGTAGGCCTCGACCATCACGCTGCGGCCGTCGCTGGCGTCGCCGAGCCGGCCCAGCGCCATCGAGAACCCGCGTTCGGTCTCGGCGCCGCGCCAGGCCTGGGCCCTGGCCAGCAGGTCGGCCATCTCCGCGTCGGGGATTTCGCCGTGGCGGCGGACCCGCGAGGTGTAGCCGGCCCGCTCGATGCGCTTGACGGCCTGGCGGACCGAGCGCCGCTCCGGCCCGGCGAGGCTGAACTCCCGGACGTCGAGGACGGCTTCGTCGCCGATTTCCAGCGCCCGCAGACCGGCGTCGGTGTACGCCTTCGCGCCGCTTTCGCTCGCGCCGAGCACGCCGGGGGTCCAGCCGTACGTGCGCGTCTCGTCGAGCCACGCGCGGACCGCGTCCGGCCACGCCTCGGGGTCGCCGATGGGGTCGGCGCTGGCGACGCTGGTGCCGCCGAGCACGCGGTAGGTGACCGCCGCGCGGCCGTTCGGCGCGAAGACGACGCTCTTGTCGCGCCGGGTCGCGAAGTAGCCGAGGGAGTCGTCCTCGCCGTGCTGGGCCAGGAGTTCGCGCAGGCGCAATTCCTCGTCGTCGGTGCGCAAGCGGCGGCTGCGGACGCCGCGGAAGAGCAGGTACAGCGCCGCGGTGGCGACCGCGGTCGCGCTGAGGTCGAGGAAGGCGTCCAGCCAGACGGGCCCCTCGCCGACGCCGATCCGGCGCAGCTGGAGGTTTTCGCCGGTGGCGTGGTTCACGACCCAGGCGAAGCGCTCCCACGTGTCGCCGAGGTGCCCGGGAAACGCTTCCGCGAGCCCCCAGCCGACCAGGATGACCACGGCGAACCCGCCGAACAGCATGGTCAGGCCGTCGCGCCAGGCGCTCGGCGCGAGCCGGGCCGGGAACGCCGGGCGCAGCGCGAGCAGGAACACGATCAGCGCGATCGAGACGACGTCGGCGACGGTCAGCACCCACAGCTGCGCCGGGATGTGCCGGACCTGCTTCGGGCCGAGCGTCAGCAGTTCGGGTGACCACAGCAGCGTCGCCTGCAGGGCCAGGGTGAGCACCAGGCCGCCGACCTGGAACAGCACCAGCGTGTACAGCGCCGCCGCCTTGCGACGGCGCAGGGCCCCGCCGAGCACCACGAGCAGCAGCACCATGACCAGGCTCGCGCTGG
Coding sequences within:
- a CDS encoding NAD+ synthase — protein: MPQLRIALAQVNPTVGDLDGNADRHVDWTRRAAEAGAHVVVFPEMSLTGYPVEDLALRRTFAEASRQGVESLARRLDEAGCGEVLTYIGYLDVDEAGPRDAAAALYRGEVVARQFKHHLPNYGVFDEHRWFKPGTTLDVVRFHGLDIGMVICEDIWQDGGPISALGRAGVDLVVAPNASPYERSKDEQRLPLIARRAAEAGAPLVYTNQVGGQDDLVFDGDSLVVAADGSVVARAPQFVEHLLVLDMDLTAGGHAGDGELEGLHVRRRVLSEEPLPSYEPTAEPVISEPLSDEAEVWHALVVGLRDYVHKNGFSSVTFGFSGGIDSAVCASLAADALGGHNVYGVSMPSKYSSGHSKDDAADLARRIGAHYRVEPVEDMVRVYVEQLSLTGLAEENIQARTRGMLLMALSNQDGHLVLATGNKTELAVGYSTIYGDAVGAFAPIKDVFKTHVWQLARWRNAEAAKRGETPPIPENSISKPPSAELRPGQVDTDSLPDYALLDDILDDYVEGDRGYADLIEAGFDAETIDRVVRMVDKAEYKRRQYPPGTKITFKAFGRDRRLPMTNLWREGKA
- a CDS encoding VOC family protein, producing MLDHLVYAGPDLAAAVARVAQLTGVTPAPGGSHPGLGTANHLADLGAGMYLEVIGPDPAQPEPELPRPFGIDDLTEPALVAWAVRTTDLDATIAQARAHGFDPGDAREMSRSTADGETLRWRLTPPSAPGTLRPFLIDWGTTPHPTTRGLPSLPLLMVTATHPDPASVHTATEALGLEFLVRRTEKATLTAALRTPEGRQVALS
- a CDS encoding S8 family peptidase; this translates as MRRLILVTALLLGLIATPAAADPLVTPHVVVTHHTWWAEQVVEHNGGTVVASYPQIGVVVAYTAKDDFAAKVRATPGIDAVGATRTAKIPKEFFAPRKDVRYTGPNSPNSGQVPPEGTAWDVPALHLPEAHAVTEGSRRTVVGVLDVGVDDTHPDLAGAFDRKDSVSCLSGWADRSAGAWRPTLDGHGTHVAGTIAAARNGSGVVGVAPGVRIAAVKLAELDDTETAESMVCGFVWAAEHGFAVTNNSYRSIPWRYNCDDQPDQAAAKLAVGRAVAYAQRRNVLVVASAGNAGIDLDTRSIDRESPADSTPVERAINPTCTRLPHELPGVVGTGALDEKLVKASFSNYSASRISVAAPGARVWSTWPNGEYRSASGTSMAAPHASGVAALIASEHPRWSAERVKQALYATATPLPCPDAVCRAIPAGTTYYGHGMVDAASAVGAG
- a CDS encoding methylated-DNA--[protein]-cysteine S-methyltransferase — its product is MTGFTVFGTAIGDCGLAWRDDVVVGTSLPEGSQARTRAWLLKRFPDAVEGTPPAAVQAAVDGIVALLNGTRPDLASIPLDFSAVPEFNRRAYEIARRIPPGKTLTYGDIAHRLGQPGSAQAVGQAMGHNPFPIIVPCHRVLAAGGKDGGFSARGGVETKRRMLVIEGALADEPTLF
- a CDS encoding DinB family protein; its protein translation is MAGNVRPVADERDGLLSFLEQQRYVLKLAAHGLTDEQARAASTKSSLSVGGLIKHVAATEDSWLDTILQVPQKPFAESIAEYQSAHTLLPDETLAGTLARYDEVAARTVEVIGGIEDLGQAVPVPKGVPWFPKDVDAWSVRWVLLHLIQETARHAGHADIIREHIDGGTAMPLMAAAEGWPESPFIKPWQPA
- the lysX gene encoding bifunctional lysylphosphatidylglycerol synthetase/lysine--tRNA ligase LysX, translated to MGTLASTRPRLPRWKAKAGGIVATVVQLAAVFSVILLFTNGPHGRLLNGIDMAFSGLSVPTSASLVMVLLLVVLGGALRRRKAAALYTLVLFQVGGLVLTLALQATLLWSPELLTLGPKQVRHIPAQLWVLTVADVVSIALIVFLLALRPAFPARLAPSAWRDGLTMLFGGFAVVILVGWGLAEAFPGHLGDTWERFAWVVNHATGENLQLRRIGVGEGPVWLDAFLDLSATAVATAALYLLFRGVRSRRLRTDDEELRLRELLAQHGEDDSLGYFATRRDKSVVFAPNGRAAVTYRVLGGTSVASADPIGDPEAWPDAVRAWLDETRTYGWTPGVLGASESGAKAYTDAGLRALEIGDEAVLDVREFSLAGPERRSVRQAVKRIERAGYTSRVRRHGEIPDAEMADLLARAQAWRGAETERGFSMALGRLGDASDGRSVMVEAYDARGDLRGLLSFVPWGRRGLSLDLMRRDRDAENGLNEYMIAEVVAAAQHLGAQRISLNFAMFRAVFSEGERIGAGPVLRAWRGILSVFSRFFQLESLYRSNAKYGPDWVPRFLCYSSARRLPRVGIVAGALEGFVPTGRARSLRLETVGDDFVARAKEIEESAATPATKQLRRPEQVRVRIAKLGKLREAGIDPYPVGFRRDDQIGEVVKKFGGLAPDTATGHRVRIAGRVLNLRILGGLCFARVKDFSGEIQLMLEAGELDLARWRTGVDLGDHVGVSGQVVTSKRGELSVLVDEWTVTAKCLHPLPDKRKGLTDPETRVRQRYLDLAVNPDSTNMLRLRSTVVRAVRDRLHHADYLEVETPMLQTVHGGANARPFVTHINAYDMRMYLRIAPELYLKRLCVAGVERVFELNRNFRNEGVDATHNPEFTMLEAYQAYADYDTMRTLTRELVQHAAEAAYGAQVVRRPDDAGKLVEHDISGDWPVIPVHEAVSRVFGEQVDSGTSVAELRRLCLAAGVPVGEDPSHGDLVLKAFEHLVEGATVLPTFYTDYPTDVSPLTRQHREDPRLAERWDLIAFGSEVGTAYTELTDPIEQRRRLEAQSLRAASGDVEAMELDEDFLLALEHGMPPTGGLGLGVDRLLMMLTGASIRQTVLFPFVRPQS